The following proteins are encoded in a genomic region of Corylus avellana chromosome ca4, CavTom2PMs-1.0:
- the LOC132178624 gene encoding protein NRT1/ PTR FAMILY 8.3-like produces MGSQEDVRSVLEDGLLQNESSSQYTGDGSVDFHGKPVLKQNTGNWRACPFILGTEGCERLAYYGIATNLVTYLTTKLHEGNASAARNVTTWQGTCYLTPLIGAVIADSYWGRYWTIAAFSTIYFIGMCTLTLSASVPAFKPAECVGSECPSATPAQYGVFFLGLYLIALGTGGIKPCVSSFGADQFDDTDTRERVKKGSFFNWFYFSINVGALISSSFLVWIQDNAGWGLGFGIPAIFMGIAIASFFSGTPLYRFQKPGGSPVTRMWQVLVASFRKRNMVVPTESNLLYETQDKISAIEGSRKLEHTDELK; encoded by the exons atggGTTCGCAGGAGGACGTGAGATCGGTCTTGGAAGATGGTCTTTTACAg AATGAAAGCAGCAGCCAATACACAGGGGATGGCTCAGTTGACTTCCATGGAAAGCCTGTTCTGAAGCAGAATACAGGAAATTGGAGAGCCTGCCCCTTCATTCTAG GTACTGAAGGTTGTGAACGTCTCGCCTACTATGGGATTGCTACTAATCTTGTTACTTATCTTACCACCAAACTACATGAAGGAAATGCCTCTGCTGCAAGAAACGTTACCACTTGGCAAGGGACTTGTTATCTTACACCCCTCATTGGAGCTGTCATAGCAGATTCATACTGGGGAAGATATTGGACAATTGCTGCTTTCTCCACGATTTACTTCATT GGAATGTGTACATTAACACTTTCAGCATCTGTTCCTGCCTTTAAGCCTGCTGAATGTGTGGGTTCTGAATGCCCGTCAGCTACTCCAGCTCAGTATGGAGTCTTCTTTCTTGGGCTCTATCTGATTGCTTTGGGAACTGGTGGGATCAAACCCTGTGTTTCGTCATTTGGTGCAGATCAGTTTGATGATACTGATACAAGGGAAAGGGTAAAGAAGGGATCCTTCTTCAactggttttatttttctatcaaTGTTGGTGCTCTTATATCAAGCAGTTTCTTGGTTTGGATTCAAGACAATGCTGGGTGGGGTCTAGGATTTGGCATTCCTGCAATTTTTATGGGCATTGCTATTGCAAGTTTCTTTTCAGGCACTCCCCTCTACAGATTTCAGAAACCAGGGGGAAGCCCTGTTACACGAATGTGGCAGGTTTTGGTTGCATCATTCCGTAAGAGGAATATGGTGGTCCCTACAGAGAGTAATCTCTTGTATGAAACACAAGACAAAATCTCTGCCATTGAAGGAAGTCGGAAACTGGAGCATACTGATGAATTAAAGTAA